The Engraulis encrasicolus isolate BLACKSEA-1 unplaced genomic scaffold, IST_EnEncr_1.0 scaffold_964_np1212, whole genome shotgun sequence genome includes the window tggatgcaaagccatgatcgataaaaattgtgacactggaaactcggcaatttgaattgcattgtgggtgcgaggagctgctgctagttccggcccagtcaaaataggatgtcctgtcgtcaatgttcagtttgtggttaaattaaagctgtcattcagccttaattacagctgacacaaattcactatgtcctatgacctgttccacactccagccctggcggtagtggctttgcattttaccttgccgccagtactaagcaaataacgtacattggataagaagtatcactcaatggaaaatgcattgttttaggtgtagtccgaggacattgcttaaagacactgtgctcatggtcagtgggtgcaacgccataatggataaaacctgaactctgtaactttacaaaattggtcaagagaggagatccagttgtcggtgtttaatgtaatccctcctatcactagtctccttagtactaactgcagaagaagaaagtgactccccttgcggccatgccatactatgctcttatgacgtctttggacgcaccctcttccctaacacactgtactcattcattacaactcatttcaactagggatgcacgatgtatcggccagatgtattggtatcggccgatatttgacatttctcaacacatcggacatcggtccgatgggtagcactgggctgatgttaacgctgatgttttttttaatgttacgGTTCTAATAGATTgaacttgacggtgactttcattgtttgtcttctagtttttatcacagggagttaaaaagtgtttttggaaataagaggacattcaaaaattctgtttgtttgcattaatgtcatctctgtaaaaaaaaagaaaaaaaagaaaagaaaaacatcggtatcggttaatatcggttatcggccaaaaccgcaatatcaatatcggatgtcggtatcggccgaaatttttgacatcgtgcatccctaatttcaaccttaaagtcacattgtctctaaaatgcattgtgtgtcgctgtgtatgtccaaattgtgggtccgacggatgaaatatccgtcctgaattatccaaaaatagtcctggaaatgtcctggaaatatcctggaaaatgatttttgaaaaagagtgggaaccctgaaaatGCATGATATCGCATAGGAAGTCTGAGGCTCTGAAGGTTGCAATTTTTGTGCTTTTTGATTTGGCTGCACTGCTTTCGAATTTCGGCCCATGCACAGGGTGTAATTGAGTGCATAATGCAAATGAATGGACTCAGGCCTGTGGTAATGAAATGCATTCTGCTTCCTCAGGTCTCCAGCTTCAGCAGGCGGTCATGAAGCAGTATTACGACCCCGTGGATCTGCTGGCTCACTTTGGAGCTGTTGAGATGCCCAAACTCGAGACGATATTCCACAAGAGCAAACCACGCTTCTTCAAGCGGACGAGTTCCGCCGTGTGGCACTCGCCCCCTCGAATGGGCAGTTTGGCCTAATTTTATAAAGAGACATTTTGGGAGATTTTTTATggggtttgtgtttttttccttatcCTATTCTGTCCTTTGAATAAACTTTTAGAAAATGCAATTATGTCTTCCTTCACTGTTTTGTGAGTAGTAGAGGTGGTGCTGTAAAATAAAGTTTACCTGCACAGTCATTGcgcattttgttttttattattattattttatttaactctctaggctggtttatcaggctactctaCCCAATGAAATCAAAGTTTATTTAGGTTCACACATATTTCTTAGGATATGATATAAGGATGTTTTTTCCATTTTGGGAAAATGCCAATTCCTGTGGTGGGAAGTGGCAAATGATCCCATCCCTGTCACTTCACTACTACACCCAAGAATGCTTTGGACCTGGGCCTCCAGGATGCCAAACTACGCTGTTGGCTGTACACCAAAGAGACAGGTTCTTAAGTGTAGTCATCTAACAAACTTTCTGTGTTTTCAGTTCAGTATGGTCAGGGATAATATTCAGGTTTAATAATTAATGGGATTTTACACTGACGAATCATTGGGGGGTGGGAAAGACATAGCCTACAATGAGACCAAGTTATACATATATAAAGGTCAGTTTAAGAAAGTGAGCTCAGGAAATGTATTTTGGGCCTCCGTACACTTCAGAAGATTCATTATTTTAAATGTCACCTCAAGGGTTAAATGGCTCAGTTTAGTGGTGCACGTAGATGCAGTCGTGTTGTCCAATCAGAAAGCTTCTGAAGGACGCCAGCCCAGCCGTCTGGTTTGAAGTCGCGACACTGCGTTATTTTCTCAGGACCGACGTTGCCTGTTTTGGTAAGTTGATGATGGGGAAAACCTTATAGACCGAGGTCGTGCACATAAAGTCAACGTAGAGATCTTGGCAGCCAGTGCAGCGCTGTTGATATCACATTTATTAGCCATTAGCACAGTCATACAGCAGTATCAATTTCAGCCAAGTGCTAGCAAAATGGCGTGACATTGTTTATCGGTCGTCTTACAAGACATTAAATGTACACATCTACGGGCCGTCTTTGATAGTAGGCAGTACGTGTCTGTAGCAATGAGCACCTCCACTCTGATTTTCTGACGACCCATAGCATGTAGTCGACAGTGACGTTTCTGGCGGCTAATTATTATCCTTGAGCGCGCCTGGAGGGACAGTGGGTCAGCTCAGCTGGATTTCACCATTACTGCTGCGTCATGTTAGTTGATGTCATAGGCGCCGACTTCGGGGGTGCTCCGGGGCCCGGTTACCCACGGGAATCTCTGGGCACCCACTGGAAAATGTGGGCACCCCATGCCCCATGGTCATCATACGCTACAGTAATATGATCAGCGAGAGAAGTTCTAAATCCT containing:
- the LOC134445056 gene encoding inner centromere protein-like, with amino-acid sequence MDQNSDDSTDDESAPKKPIPSWAEGLQLQQAVMKQYYDPVDLLAHFGAVEMPKLETIFHKSKPRFFKRTSSAVWHSPPRMGSLA